In Sphingobacterium sp. SRCM116780, the genomic stretch GGACTTGCCTACACCATCTTGCGCAATGGCTGGTATACAGAAAACTATACCGCATCCATACCTGGAGCATTAGCCGGAGGAGCACTGATTGGCAGCGCAGGAGAAGGAAAAATTTCTTCTGCAGCACGCGTAGATTATGCTGAGGCGGCAGCAATTGTATTGACTAGTCCAGAGCAAGAAGGTAAAGTATACGAACTTGCTGGTGACGAGTCTTATACACTGGCAGATTTGGCAGCAGAAATTTCTAAACAAGCTGGCAAGATCATTCCCTACAATAATTTATCAGAATCTGAATATGCTATTGCATTAAAAACAGTCGGTTTACCAGAAGGATTGGCTACAGCTTTTGCAAGTTTTGATATCGGTGCGTCCAAAGGCGATCTGTATGATAATAGCTATATCCTTTCGAAGCTGATTGGTCACCCTACCACAACATTATCGCAAGTTGTAAAAGAAGCACTCGCATAAGTTTTTATGAAAACAAATGGTAAG encodes the following:
- a CDS encoding SDR family oxidoreductase; this translates as MKIGITGTTGHLGRLVVEKLRERGVADSLVALVRNPQKAADLGIESRMFDYDQPETLTKSLEGIDHLLLISGNEIGQRKVQHENVIRAAKVAGVQWIVYTSLLHADTSSLILADEHLATEAVLKASGLAYTILRNGWYTENYTASIPGALAGGALIGSAGEGKISSAARVDYAEAAAIVLTSPEQEGKVYELAGDESYTLADLAAEISKQAGKIIPYNNLSESEYAIALKTVGLPEGLATAFASFDIGASKGDLYDNSYILSKLIGHPTTTLSQVVKEALA